In Arachis stenosperma cultivar V10309 chromosome 1, arast.V10309.gnm1.PFL2, whole genome shotgun sequence, one DNA window encodes the following:
- the LOC130983488 gene encoding nucleoside diphosphate kinase 2, chloroplastic, which translates to MEGVVVFGGGRAVAASCVSSSLLRPTTTKFTVSASTRRHQHQHLTAFPSHSHLFSSSSPYAKSLRARTASNPGIFLPHLIASLEQVDQTYIMVKPDGVQRGLVGEIISRFEKKGFKLTGLKLFQCSKELAEEHYKDLKGKSFFPKLTDYITSGPVVCMAWEGVGIVASARKLIGATDPLQAEPGTIRGDLAVQTGRNIVHGSDSPENGKREIALWFNEVELCQWNPAHASWLRE; encoded by the exons ATGGAAGGAGTAGTAGTGTTTGGTGGAGGCAGAGCTGTTGCTGCCTCTTGTgtctcttcctctcttctccgACCAACCACCACCAAGTTCACCGTTTCAGCCTCCACACGCCgacaccaacaccaacacctcACTGCATTCCCTTCTCATTCCcatcttttctcttcttcttctccgtATGCCAAATCCCTTCGCGCCAGAACCGCTTCCAACCCCGGCATCTTCCTCCCACACCTAATTGCTTCTCTG GAACAGGTTGACCAAACTTACATAATGGTCAAACCTGACGGCGTTCAACGTGGCCTT GTAGGAGAAATTATTTCTAGGTTTGAGAAGAAAGGGTTTAAGTTAACTGGCTTGAAGCTCTTCCAATGCTCAAAGGAATTAGCTGAG GAGCATTACAAGGACCTAAAAGGAAAGTCATTCTTCCCTAAGCTGACTGACTATATTACTTCAGGTCCTGTTGTGTGCATG GCTTGGGAGGGTGTTGGAATAGTGGCATCAGCACGTAAACTTATTGGAGCTACAGATCCTCTACAAGCTGAACCAGGCACAATAAGAGGAGATCTCGCAGTTCAAACAGGAAG GAACATTGTTCATGGCAGTGACAGCCCTGAGAATGGAAAGCGGGAAATAG CTCTATGGTTCAACGAAGTCGAATTATGCCAATGGAATCCTGCCCATGCGTCATGGCTaagagaataa
- the LOC130944682 gene encoding uncharacterized protein LOC130944682: MFGRIRAASSSLDTLDGSPSKILKDDSFSIYEATLLKLKLGAKRGDVSAQAVEMDESRDDSSASSSCVEEADMNHNCNNLPSASISQHHIITEITMMDTDCSSSDIACTGNNTGQGSHNNVSILRFFKVKEPSNSSVSSCGEVASAKEGSSGSVSSSSVELHSSSEGESNLQYSDVCEFSK; this comes from the exons ATGTTTGGTCGGATCAGAGCCGCTTCTTCGTCCCTGGACACCTTAGACGGTTCCCCTTCCAAGATTCTCAAAGATGACTCCTTCTCTATATACG AAGCTACTCTTTTGAAGCTAAAGCTTGGTGCTAAACGTGGCGATGTAAGTGCACAAGCTGTAGAAATGGATGAATCTAGGGATGATTCTTCAGCTAGTTCATCTTGCGTTGAGGAAGCAGATATGAACCATAATTGCAACAATCTACCAAGTGCTTCAATTTCCCAGCATCATATAATAACTGAGATAACTATGATGGACACTGATTGCTCTTCAAGTGATATTGCTTGTACTGGGAACAACACTGGACAGGGAAGTCACAATAATGTTTCCATTCTTCGTTTCTTTAAAGTTAAGGAACCTAGTAATTCCAGTGTCTCGTCTTGTGGCGAGGTGGCCTCGGCAAAGGAGGGTAGTTCTGGATCTGTTTCATCGAGTTCAGTTGAATTACATAGCAGTAGTGAAGGGGAGAGTAATCTTCAATATTCAGATGTTTGTGAATTTTCCAAATAG